GACGGCTCAAGCTAAACTACAAGAAGCCATTGGTTTATTGCAAGCAATTCCCCAAGGAACCTTTGTGAAAGCACAGGCGCAAGCGAAACTCGCAGAATACCAGGCGATGGGAGGTTTTTAAAAACAGCAGCGCGATCGCACCGAGCGTACCAGGTAAAATACTAGGGTTCTGATGGTTTAACGGGAATCTCTCAATCATGGCAAGTCAATCTCCCATTCCGGTGATTGTCAACGGTGCAGGCGGTAAAATGGGACGCGAGGTGATTAAGGCGGTGATGCAGGCGGAGGATATGACCCTGCTCGGAGCCGTCGATCGCAATCCCGCCTATAATGGCGAAGATATTGGGGAAATTATTGGTATTGGGGCCGTTGAAGTCCCGGTGTTAGACCAGTTAGAATCAATGCTAGCGTTTGCAGCCCAGGAGAAAAAGCCTGTGGCGATGGTGGATTTTACTCACCCCGATTCGGTGTACGATAATGTCAGAAGCGCGATCGCCTACGGGATTAGTCCAGTGGTGGGGACGACGGGGTTAAGCGAAACGCAGTTGCAAGAGTTAGCAGAATTTGCCGATAAAGCTAGTATGGGATGCTTAATTATCCCCAATTTTTCGATTGGGATGGTACTCTTGCAGCAGGCGGCGATTCAAGCGTCCAAGTATTTCGATCACGTTGAAATTATTGAACTGCACCATAACCAAAAAGCGGATGCGCCTAGCGGTACGGCGATTCAAACCGCTCAACTCTTAGCAGAAATGGGGAAAACTTACAACCCCCCCCAGGTAGAGGAAACGGAAAAGTTAGCAGGTGCTAGAGGCAGTTTAGCCGATGAAGGAATTCGGATTCACAGCATTCGCTTACCTGGGTTAATTGCTCACCAAGAGGTGATTTTCGGCGCGGCCGGACAGGTTTATACTTTAAGACATGATACGAGCGATCGCGCTTGTTATATGCCGGGAGTGCTGCTAGCCATCCGCAAGGTCTTACAACTCAAAGCTTTAGTTTATGGGTTGGAGAAGATTTTGTAAACTCTCAGCCCTCAACCCTCACCCCTAACCCCTCTCCCTGGGGAGAGGGGAATTGGAAATATAGCTGTACTCAGTAAGGTTAGGACAGACTAAACTGCTCAAAGCATGAGACTTAACTTGGTTTTAACTCAGCACTCAGCACTCAGCACTTTGCTATTAGAAGGTTGATGGCTTGGCTAAGTGCGAACAAAAGCGATCGCTGACAAGGGTTGATTGCATTTTAATCTGCTGCTTATCCTTTTGGGGAACTGCCGAGTCTGTCGGTTTTGCCTCAATTTGCTTGCAGACTAATTGCGTGCTACCCACATAAGGATATCCCCAAGTATAGGTTGCCATTGCTTGGGAGGGGGAACTGGCTTTTGCTGGCAAAAAACCACTGAGTAAAACCAGTTCTATGGTGACTAGCGCAATGAGGATGAATCTCAACATATTTTCCGGTTAACTTGTAGTATCTTACCCAGATTCTTTTTATTTCATATCATAGGTAGACATCAAGTTTAATCGGGACAATTCCGTAAACTGCGATCGCTTTTTTTGCCTAAACTTGCCAACGCTAGCAAACCCGCGCCATAAGCGGCTTCGTGACAAGGTTCCACGACTTGAATTGAGGGTGTTTGCTGCTGCAATTGGGCGATAAACTGTTGTCTTATCCCTGCTTTTCCTTGCCAAACGCTGCCTATTGTGACAACTGATACAACCTTTTCTAAGGAAAATAACTGAGCTTTCACTATTAGGGTAGCTTTAAAAAAGTCTTGTATAGCGGCTTGGAGAATTGAAATAGCAATAGCATCCCCATTTATAGCCGCAAGATCGATTAACGGGGCTAAAGCAGCGATCGCGCTAGGATCTTGATAGTTTTGATACAGCACCCTCAGTAAATCATCTGAATTTTCTAACTGTAAAGCCTCTTGAAATAGCGTTTCTAACTGGGTGGCTTCTCCGAGTCCATCCCGTGCTTTTAGAACCGCTTTTAATCCCGAAACCGCGATAGAATAGGCACTTCCCGGATCGCCAACTCGCGCACCCCAACCCCAAACCCGCCTTGTTTCCCCTAGTTGATTTTGCCCAAAAATCAGAGAACCCGTCCCGGCGATCGCAACGATTCCCACCGGCGAACCCAGTCCCCCCACCAGTGCGATCGCGGCATCGTGGGTAATAATCATATTTTCTGGTAAAATATCCCAAAGAATGGGTAAACTAGCGTCTTGCTGTAACTGAGCCACTATCTCTACAATGACCAGACGATCCGCAGCCCGTCCTACCCCTGCTAATCCTAGCGCGATCGCACCGATCCTCAGTCTTTCGGGAGTATAGGCTGTAATACAGCAACGAATCGCTTGAGCGATCGCCCCTTTAGCCGCTTCCACCCCTACATTATGATAGTTTGACCCTTCCCCTACTCCACGACTGAGAAGGCGATCGCGATCGTCCATTAACAAACAAACCGTCTTCGTTCCCCCACCGTCAAGCCCTAGAATATATGCCATTTTGGATAGTGCTTGAGTATCTATAAGATGTAATAGCTTAACTCCTATCAGCGCCATCCCATGTCTAACGCTCTCGAACAGCAAATTGCTTTTATTATTGAAATCGATAAACTCAAACAGGTTTTGCGCCAAACCCTATTAACCGATAGTTCCCGGCGGGAAAATAGCGCCGAACATTCTTGGCATATTGCCCTAATGGCGGTAATTTTACAAGAATATGCACCGCCGGAAGTGGATATTCTACACGCGATTAAATTATTGCTGATTCATGACTTAGTGGAAATTGATGCAGGCGATACCTTTTGTTATGACGATCGCGGTAACTTAGATAAAGCCGAGCGCGAAATTAAAGCCGCCGAACGCTTGTTTGGCTTGCTTCCCCCAGTACAAGGACAACAGTTGCGCCAACTCTGGGATGAATACGAAGCCCAGGAAACGATTGATTCTCGCTACGCCAAAGCGTTAGACTGTTTGCAGCCCGTCTTGCACAACCAGCAAACCCAAGGGGGAACTTGGAAATTGCATGGGGTAACGCGCGATCGCATTATGAAGCGCATTAGTGCTGTTAAAGAGGGCGCGCCTAGACTTTGGCCGTTTGTCCTACAATTATTAGACGATTGCGAAAAAGCGGGTTATTTCCGGGTATAGCGATGCTTGACGCCAACGGGGAAATACTCTGGATCGCCCGTTGGGGTTAGAGTAATTTGAGGTTGCTGATACTCTGGGGGAACATAATTGGCAAATTCGCTATTGAGTCGGAGAAGCTGAGATTGGATCGAAAGTGCGATCGCCTTTTCCCTCTCCTCAGTAGCCGTTACCCCTGGCGCTAACTCTACCACAACCGATAGATAGCGGTCTTGATTTTCATCGGCTTGTACTTGTAACACAAACTTACCCGTCACCCATTCGCGGATCGTGGGTTGTTCTAAGCCCACCGTAACATTCTCCGGATAAATATTCGCGCCAAAGAACGAGACGGTAAAATCCGATCGTCCGAAGACATACACAAAGGGTAACGGATGAATCCCTCTTTGGGAG
The Desertifilum tharense IPPAS B-1220 genome window above contains:
- the dapB gene encoding 4-hydroxy-tetrahydrodipicolinate reductase; this translates as MASQSPIPVIVNGAGGKMGREVIKAVMQAEDMTLLGAVDRNPAYNGEDIGEIIGIGAVEVPVLDQLESMLAFAAQEKKPVAMVDFTHPDSVYDNVRSAIAYGISPVVGTTGLSETQLQELAEFADKASMGCLIIPNFSIGMVLLQQAAIQASKYFDHVEIIELHHNQKADAPSGTAIQTAQLLAEMGKTYNPPQVEETEKLAGARGSLADEGIRIHSIRLPGLIAHQEVIFGAAGQVYTLRHDTSDRACYMPGVLLAIRKVLQLKALVYGLEKIL
- a CDS encoding N-acetylglucosamine kinase — its product is MAYILGLDGGGTKTVCLLMDDRDRLLSRGVGEGSNYHNVGVEAAKGAIAQAIRCCITAYTPERLRIGAIALGLAGVGRAADRLVIVEIVAQLQQDASLPILWDILPENMIITHDAAIALVGGLGSPVGIVAIAGTGSLIFGQNQLGETRRVWGWGARVGDPGSAYSIAVSGLKAVLKARDGLGEATQLETLFQEALQLENSDDLLRVLYQNYQDPSAIAALAPLIDLAAINGDAIAISILQAAIQDFFKATLIVKAQLFSLEKVVSVVTIGSVWQGKAGIRQQFIAQLQQQTPSIQVVEPCHEAAYGAGLLALASLGKKSDRSLRNCPD
- a CDS encoding HD family hydrolase, whose product is MSNALEQQIAFIIEIDKLKQVLRQTLLTDSSRRENSAEHSWHIALMAVILQEYAPPEVDILHAIKLLLIHDLVEIDAGDTFCYDDRGNLDKAEREIKAAERLFGLLPPVQGQQLRQLWDEYEAQETIDSRYAKALDCLQPVLHNQQTQGGTWKLHGVTRDRIMKRISAVKEGAPRLWPFVLQLLDDCEKAGYFRV